The Octopus bimaculoides isolate UCB-OBI-ISO-001 chromosome 1, ASM119413v2, whole genome shotgun sequence genome contains the following window.
TGAGAGATAGGAAAGCCCtaatttttttgtctgtttctcaTTTATTGTTTACATAATGTTAACTAAAATTCACCCTAATCTTAAACTaaatgagaaataatatttttaagaaattcagaaataaaaaataatgctttattgttttgttaaaaatatattttctcaattttgttttttctttttgagtaACACCAGTCTGATTTGTCCAAAAtacaggtatcatcatcatcataatgattatatgattatcatttaacatatgcTTTCCATGTTGGACAGtgtgacaggatccagtgagccTCAGGGCATCATGTCAAGCCCCAacgtcagctttggcatggtttctatggctaaattCCTttcctttacagagtgtactgggtgctttttttcatgccatTGGTACTAGTGAGGTCAgcaagtaactttgcaagacaagaaCAGGAAAAAGGTAAAAGCCCCTTGACCAAGGGTGGGTGGTATTTAAGGCAGGGGcagtggttttatgccaggtgtaGAGatgctaaagtatgatagagggacaaactCAGGTAACATAAGAAACAGATCTAAATGAGACCTGTACATTTGAAAATAGCATTCTTCAAACTGGTTTTGGAGCATACCTCATGTtaagatgtcaagacaaagaaacacacacaaatatattatatttacatatatacgatgggcttccatctactaaatccactcacaaggcttatgctggcccagggctataatagaagacacttgctcaaggtgccccgcagtgggattgaaactccAAATCATGTGATGGGGAGAGAAACTTCTTaagacacagccatgcctgcacttaagttccatatcatttatctttcataaactgaaaacaaaataaatacactcATTTGTCAATCATCCATTTAAATTCAAAGTATAAAGTTATaataaataagaaactgaaataattacaccataaataaaataaactatacaATCGTTCAGTGTTTCAATGTGTTGAGTTACCATATTTTCCAGTTTACAAGTCGGATTTTTTAGACCAAATTTCacagccaaaaaaaaaaggtagattaACTTATTCACCAAAACAACTTcagaggaccaaaaattccatgtgaaatgcaacaggattttGAAAGCTAGtgaagatatttaaatatttacactacatgtttccaatatataatacactgacatgtatatcagaaaatacagtaaatttTGAGATACAACAGAATATTATTTTTGACAAAGTTGTGAAATATCAAATGCCACAGGGGTCATTGTTTTTTCAAGAAACTCAGTTCAACTTTTAGAAAGGCTTTCAAACTGACATCCTCAATTGCTTCAATATCTTTCAAGGCTTTCTCTATACCATCTGCACTATaaaattccttcatttcttcagCATATGTAATCCAAACACAATTCGCACAGCCACTCATACAACAGTCTGTTGGCGGATCGGGTGGAGTTTTTGTTACTTTACAAACAGGATTTTCTTTTGTTACTaaatcttcatttaatttttttccttcataaaatTCCTGGATAAAATCCGAATGAGTTTTATCTGTGGAACTCTCGTTTTGAGAAACAGACCTAATAATGtgagttcttttatctttttctgagTTGCTAAGATGGTCTGACTCAGTGGTAATTTCTTGAGATGTTTGACTGACACCCGATGCATTAGAATGGTCCTTTATTAAACACCGATGACATGTATGTTGAATATAATTAACATCCTTTGAGATATTGAAGACAGGAGTTCTGATGAACCTGATACCAGGTGTTAATACTCTGTGCACAGGCATTGCTTGAAATAAAACTTTTGCAGATGTACAACATTACCATAAGAGATCCATCTTCTTTGTCACATGGAACAACCTACACAATGAAATAAAGATTACTAACATTACAATATTTAAATACTGTTTaagaatagacacacacacatatctatgtatacagatagagagagagaaagagagagtaagttcCCCAATGAGTTTTTATAAGTCCAGGAAAAGCCAAGCACTTGTATATTAGATGATAGAATGGGTATGTTCTCGTAACAGCCAATTCATGTTACTGGATGATTTCATGGTAAAGAACCTTCTGAGTGTAGAAAGGTAAACTAACAATATTCAAACATGGCTGAATAGAAGAGTGTAGGTTAGGTTCTTTACTACTGGAGTCCTAAATAAGtgttagactttaaaaaaaatactggggtcgatttgtctaaaacccttcaaagaggtatccaagcatggccgcagtccaacaactgaactaaatgataaaaaaacattctaatttcatacatatatctattcagAGTTACCCAGGTGATTATTGCTAAGATAAACTAGGATAAATCCATCAGGAGTCTCGCCTATACCTTCTAAACTTTCCCAATCAGAACACACAGTTAGTCAGTCATTTATATTAGTGTTTCTTAGaggaagaatgaaatgtaaagaatgaaaagtgGACTAAGTGCCATGCTTATTAAGGTTAAAAATGATTTAAAGCTTTTAAAACTGAATAACAccatgaggaagaaagaaaaattatataatgtaaattctatttcattttaaaactaaataaaggGGTGGGGAactcaataatattttaaagtttgtttgaTATTGGTTAGTTCGAAAACCACTCTTTTGTAAGCATACCAACCATGTTTtctataataaatttgttttttttgtatgagatatcatcatcatcgtttaacgtctgccctccatgctagcatgggttggacaatttgactgaggactggtggaccaggtggctacaccaggctccaatctgatttggcagagtttctacagctggatgcccttcctaatgccaaccactccgagagtgtagtgggtgcttttacgtgccaccggcatgaaggccagtcaggcggtactagcaatggccatgctcgaaatggtgtattttacgtgccgcctgcacaggagccagtccagcggtactggcaacgatctcgctcgaatgtcttttcacgtgacaggaaggcgacgttggtaacgatcacgctcaattggtgctatttacgtgccaccggcacggaagccagacagccggtgctctggcaacgatcatgctcggacggtgctcttagtgctcaactggtacaggtgccatcgacacccttcttttttttttccaagggtTTGTCTTGACCTATCATAACTCCACTACTACAGACATgtaattagaatgttgcaggaaagggTTGCAAGAaagattcttcaagccgagtcaACTGGTAGAAGACCAAGGATAGTCCAAGAGTGAGATGcttggataatattcatagtctcAGTTATTGAGGCTGGGGAATTCAACCAGAAAGTCCAATAGCAGATGCTTCCGATAGGACTATATGGAAGAAGTGACCAAGGACTCTACTCCATGAGCCTCCCAGAAACAAAGGACAGAGAAAATGAACGAAAGGTTTGACTTAGGTCAACGTTTAAGTTAAGTTATCCTCGAAGAACGTTTGGGTAACGGTTGGCATAGCTAAAGATGTGTACcccaccgactttgttgcctcataacatccagaaaaatagAGTCTTTTAATGAGTATCTTTTagtgaaagtttatagaaatacctttcaaacggcataaattacaataattaagaaatttgtggggaaatttTTTTCCGAAGGgatggggagaggagtttcagaaaacGGAGTTTCAGATCAGAAGACCACACAAATTCATTTTTTACTCCCTCTCCCCACCACCGATCCCACTCCAGAccgattttggccaattttttttttgctctaaaaAACCATGGGAGgagccttttcggtaaaaaaaaaagcaaaaaacaaaaaaaattgtaaatattttcagaggaaaaagtgtgatttaaggaaaatttggctgttgtttctagcacatcccaagacAACCCTCCTCGTTTCAATCGAGCTTGTAttgatgcttttcaatatttttctcccgtTAAAAAGTATCCGTTTTTCTGGAAATTATGAGGCAACAAAATCGGTGGGGTACACAACTGTAGTTATGCCCTCATGACAACATCTAAGGCATTGAAAAAACAGTTGGATTATATTGTTTGATGGTGACGGTGTACTTAGTCTGGTTGGAATATTGATTCGACAGACTGCAGATGGAGTAGGAGGATATATTGAGTAACCCTTTAAGGCTCGTAAAGAGGTCATTAACCCCATGAAACAAGGGAGGTCAATAACCCCATGAAACTAACGTAATAGAAAAAACAGGGAGTAGGCTAAGTTCTCAAGAAGAATGTTAACTATCCATCGTAATTAAAAAATACACTCAGTTTCAAATTAAGAAGTCTGTTTTGTTTAATACTGAATAAAGAATTAGTATTGCATCATACTTCGTCTTTTGTAAAAGCTTTATAAATGCTTTAATAGTGCAGTGTTATATAATCGTTTTGTAAAAATAATTGACGAAAGTATGGGAACTGAACAGTTtattatattaattcatatagTTTTCCAGTCAGAGTTATTTCAGTTCACTTAAATCGCAAATGATTTCAAGAGAGGGTATTTTGCTGTCGTTAAATCGAAATACTCCACTCTTCctgaaaaaacataaacaaattatataatcgCTCTTAGAACTTCAATTCCGTTTTGTACCAtcagacaaaaatatttcatttcgtcTCGTTAAGTTGAAACATGATGTTTGTTTACCCCCAAAACAGCTAATTACAATTAATATGATTAGATGCTGTGTAAGAtaacttttctctttatttgtgttgcaatattctttatttttgtcgtTTAAGGAAATCATTTTGCAAGTTTAACGACTTTATAAACTCTCGTTCACATACATTAGTTTGCACAAAATTGTTGAAGCAATACCCGTCTCGGTTGTTAACAATCAGGACATTGCGTCAATCAGAAATTCCATGCTTTCCGAAATTCACAAATACTATTCGTAACATTCTTGTGTACCTTTTCCTCTTAATAACTCTTTCGCAAATCACTCTTTCGTGTTCTTGTATTATTCAGCGTACTACACATGTAATTCTGACCATTCACAAGACTTAATGTTGCGTTCTGTTTCTTGTTATCATTTTCCCATGTATTGTAGCGCACCTGACACTGtgtacaataaaattattattattgttattattattattattattattattattattattatcttttttttatgtagagTGGCAGAGAAGCATGTCTGAAATAACACGGTTCGAATAAGATTACACTCGCCCGATaatttttcattgaattaataataaagaactgCCCAATGACGTTGAATAATTCTAAATAACAGACGTTAATATAAGCAGTGGAAAATAATGAAGCCTTGAGAAAAATATGAAGACATTATATAAATTAAGGAGTGGTTGTTAGTCAAGAACAAAAGGTGTTCGAAAGGAGAGATACCTGTTGTTGACCCTCACAACGGCTGACAtcggagttatctcccttcagtAGGAATTCTTAATTTACTGATTCGTTGAGTTAGACTTTAATGCTACACTAAAGCTGAACATGTTTCCTGCATCCAACAATAGGCAACCGGTTGGAGAAAGATGGATTCTGTCAAGCTTATGTTTTTGGCATACAACTCGAAGAGAAATCCTTCAGGTACCGATCCAGGAAAAATTATGGAATGTTTTTATTTCAGGGGTATAAATGGTCAAGTCTTGTGTTTCTCGTTGTGGTTTGATATGTGGGGGACGAAATTGCCATGCTTAATAGAAAGAGCCTATTTTAGTTTTCAACTCCATAATGAAGACTGAAGAATTATAAGGATACAcactctattttattttataattaataaagagGTAGAAAAGGTGAACGTGGGTGGGGAAgcaacccccccccaaaaaaaaaactataggatGAAAGGAAGAAATGCACTCATGTTTCTGCTAAGGAGACCTGATTTTGTCCCTTTGAGAATCCCTGAATGAGTGAATAGGCAGCAGGAAAGTGTCTAGGTTATGGGCTATGAGCTATAATCAAAGTATAGGCAATAATTTCTGAAAAAATGGTCCCATCCATATGATTGCAATTAGATTCTGCAGAGTCAGCATTAACCAGTAGCAGCAGCCTAATAAAATGGATGAGTGTCTCATTAGCTTACagattatatttcaaatgaaGAACAACGTTTCCTTAAACTGTCTTCAGTAGTGGTTCTACAAAATAAGAGTTATAGAATTTTCAActctaaaatgtgtgtgtgtgtgtgtaagatttatATTAGCATGGATCATCTAAATGCAAACTCTATAAAAAGGTTTAATTTTTACTACATCTAGATGAAACTAATCATCATGGGAGGTATAGTTCACCAGAAGAGTAAGAGAACTGTATAATTGTGTTGATAAGgggacaccaggcacatgcatcacaaccatatgtgcgcaacatggtgatctcatatcaagataaacagcgcatgacctcacaggtggggcaaggttagaattttcttcatgttgagtagcctatcccactcaaaaggtccctgaataaggtttgtttaaggatgttgagcaaaacacccatgtttctaaaggtgaattatttaaaccccaaagaattcctctcaatgtatggctatgatgctctcccactacttctgctcgtaattagagatatacatatcgtcagccatcaagggacatgctcaactggttaaggtcaaacaactgacaagcaaatctgtggtattaagcagaatatttgctgtagcccaagacaaaacaatgtacatgataacacttccaatcaattaagattagaagccatgagaaccactgcctggtactgcattattattattattattattattattatctgtttgaCTAGAACCATGaaagatggtaccccagcataaCTGCAGTTCAATggtagaaacaaataaaaaaagatatcccTTCCACCTGGCCCAGCCACAATCtctgttctctctttttgttAGTGTTACCCTGTCCCACTCCTAGGGCTTGCACTCACTGCTTCACTAAACTTTCTTGCAAGCTATCAGTTCTCTCTGGATTTTCCTTCCACCCAGACATCAGCTTACACTCGTTCAAGCAGAACATGAACCATATCAATTTCACCAACATCAGATACCCCGAGGTCAAATCACTGCTCCACCCCCAACTAAGCCATGCAGAAACCAATGCACTCTAGTGAGCTCTGTTGAAATATATGCAAAGAGGGGGGCAATAGTAGCAACAGTGATAATAGATATTATTACAGTTATTTAACTACAGTTCAGTTCTAGTCAAAtgaacctataatcaaaggtctCCCAACTGTGACCTtcccatctattttttttttttagtttttttttgcaGGAATGATATCTcaaggaccacattatccaattttacttttttttcaaagACAGTAATATGTACTTTGAAGTAGatatagctgctgtttctagcaggttgagtgagtgagaaagacgTTCCTTCATTAATTTAATAGCAGCACATAataatgagagaaacagaaatactAAACCATAGCATTATGTAGAAACAATATTATAGCtcaattttaattaaagaaatttaattaaagtaATTGATAAGCAAGCTGCAATAGATTAACACCAGTTTAGTAAGTAACTTTTCGGTGTGGGAACAATAAGTTGTAATCTGATTATTGTTATAGCTTTATTTCATGGGTGAATTCAGTACTTTCTTGAATATTCCCACATGTTAAACATCCGTGTGATCTTATGTCTGTTCTTTTtgtgctttctttctttacttttttacacttttactcttttatttgtttcagtcatttgtctgcggccatgctggagcaccgcctttaatcgaaacAAATTGACTCTGgtactcattctttgtaagcctagtacttattctatcagtctcttttgccgaactggtaagttactgcgatgtaaacacaccagcatcagttgtcgagcaatggttgggggacagacacagacacacagacacacgcacacacatacacacacaaacacacacacacacacacacacataacaggcttctttcagtttctgtctaccaaatccactcacaagtctctggtcgacccaaggctatagtagaagacacctgcccaaggtgccactcagtgggactgaacctggaaccatatggttggtaagcaagctgcttaccacaccaCCTCTCCTGCACCTGTATATTGTTTACAAATAAGCTTCATTCTAATCCTCAAAAATGTGTGGTGTTATGcctgcaaatattaaaaattattgtaaGGTGATGAAGTGGCAGGATCATTTCctcactggacaaaatgcctgacagcatttcttctgactttatgttctgagttcaaatactgccagggttgactttgggattaataagataaagtaccagctgagcactggggctgatgtaatcgatttagcccttccctgaaattgctggccttgtgtcaaaatttgcaaTCAGTATTggaaattactgttattattaaggAGAAtaaagcaatgagctggcagaatcattagcacgccgggcaaaatgcttcgcagcatttcagctgtccttacattctgagttcaaattccatcaaggttgactttgctttttatcctttcagagttgataaattaagtatcagtggaacactgggggtcgatgtaattgactagtccccccaACCAAAATTTTaagtcttgtgtctatagtagaaaaggttgtaaggacgaccgtgcgaactcaaaaaggagaaatggtgacgaatggaaaaacagaggactccttttatttaaacgcgtcacatggtcgaacacacaataatatatcgaagatgatatacatgatatgttatgcgacgataacatagatgaccagtaatgaaagaccacaaccgtattagatgtataacagagatatttattgtagcgttaaagatgtatgtctatgatttattatggcgttaaagatgtatgtctgtgtgagagtgtgaatgcgacatataagaacataatcaaagNNNNNNNNNNNNNNNNNNNNNNNNNNNNNNNNNNNNNNNNNNNNNNNNNNNNNNNNNNNNNNNNNNNNNNNNNNNNNNNNNNNNNNNNNNNNNNNNNNNNNNNNNNNNNNNNNNNNNNNNNNNNNNNNNNNNNNNNNNNNNNNNNNNNNNNNNNNNNNNNNNNNNNNNNNNNNNNNNNNNNNNNNNNNNNNNNNNNNNNNNNNNNNNNNNNNNNNNNNNNNNNNNNNNNNNNNNNNNNNNNNNNNNN
Protein-coding sequences here:
- the LOC106872718 gene encoding oxidoreductase-like domain-containing protein 1, producing MPVHRVLTPGIRFIRTPVFNISKDVNYIQHTCHRCLIKDHSNASGVSQTSQEITTESDHLSNSEKDKRTHIIRSVSQNESSTDKTHSDFIQEFYEGKKLNEDLVTKENPVCKVTKTPPDPPTDCCMSGCANCVWITYAEEMKEFYSADGIEKALKDIEAIEDVSLKAFLKVELSFLKKQ